The following proteins are encoded in a genomic region of Gossypium hirsutum isolate 1008001.06 chromosome D05, Gossypium_hirsutum_v2.1, whole genome shotgun sequence:
- the LOC107958182 gene encoding adenine phosphoribosyltransferase 1 isoform X2: MLQRALIFSSSNPICSQLPTTAPPDNTVFPKRNGGWIIPFSSYQLPAFRLRNYRPSDSAANRPNMASQDEQDPRISNISSAIRVIPDFPKPGIIFQDITTLLLDTKAFRDTIDLFVERYRGKDISVVAGIEARGFIFGPPIALAIGAKFVPMRKPNKLPGEVLSEEYSLEYGKDTMEMHVDAVKAGERALIIDDLVATGGTLSAAIRLLERVGVHVVECACVIELPELKGREWLGEKPLFVLVSST, encoded by the exons ATGTTGCAAAGGGCTTTGATATTCTCTTCTTCAAATCCAATCTGTTCTCAATTGCCAACGACAGCTCCGCCTGACAACACCGTGTTCCCCAAACGAAACGGCGGCTGGATCATCCCTTTCTCATCCTACCAGCTACCGGCATTTCGTTTGCGAAATTACAGGC CGAGTGACTCAGCTGCAAATCGACCAAATATGGCGTCTCAAGATGAACAAGACCCTCGGATTTCCAACATTTCTTCTGCGATTCGTGTCATCCCTGACTTCCCAAAACCTG GGATAATCTTTCAAGACATAACAACTTTGCTTCTTGATACCAAAGCATTTCGTGATACTATTGATTTGTTTGTTGAGAGGTACAGAGGGAAAGATATATCTGTCGTTGCAG GTATAGAAGCAAGGGGATTCATTTTTGGCCCACCTATAGCATTGGCTATTGGGGCAAAGTTTGTTCCTATGAGGAAACCCAATAAATTGCCGG GGGAGGTTTTATCGGAGGAGTATTCTTTGGAGTATGGAAAGGACACAATGGAGATGCATGTTGATGCTGTCAAAGCAGGAGAACGTGCTTTGATAATAGATGATCTTGTTGCCACTGGTGGAACCTTGTCTGCTGCAATCAGGCTACTCg AACGCGTAGGGGTGCATGTTGTGGAGTGTGCTTGTGTTATTGAATTACCCGAGCTAAAG GGACGGGAATGGTTAGGAGAGAAACCACTGTTTGTTCTTGTAAGCTCCACTTGA
- the LOC107958182 gene encoding adenine phosphoribosyltransferase 1 isoform X1 has product MLQRALIFSSSNPICSQLPTTAPPDNTVFPKRNGGWIIPFSSYQLPAFRLRNYRRTLLPPLCSASDSAANRPNMASQDEQDPRISNISSAIRVIPDFPKPGIIFQDITTLLLDTKAFRDTIDLFVERYRGKDISVVAGIEARGFIFGPPIALAIGAKFVPMRKPNKLPGEVLSEEYSLEYGKDTMEMHVDAVKAGERALIIDDLVATGGTLSAAIRLLERVGVHVVECACVIELPELKGREWLGEKPLFVLVSST; this is encoded by the exons ATGTTGCAAAGGGCTTTGATATTCTCTTCTTCAAATCCAATCTGTTCTCAATTGCCAACGACAGCTCCGCCTGACAACACCGTGTTCCCCAAACGAAACGGCGGCTGGATCATCCCTTTCTCATCCTACCAGCTACCGGCATTTCGTTTGCGAAATTACAGGCGTACCCTTCTTCCTCCACTCTGCTCAG CGAGTGACTCAGCTGCAAATCGACCAAATATGGCGTCTCAAGATGAACAAGACCCTCGGATTTCCAACATTTCTTCTGCGATTCGTGTCATCCCTGACTTCCCAAAACCTG GGATAATCTTTCAAGACATAACAACTTTGCTTCTTGATACCAAAGCATTTCGTGATACTATTGATTTGTTTGTTGAGAGGTACAGAGGGAAAGATATATCTGTCGTTGCAG GTATAGAAGCAAGGGGATTCATTTTTGGCCCACCTATAGCATTGGCTATTGGGGCAAAGTTTGTTCCTATGAGGAAACCCAATAAATTGCCGG GGGAGGTTTTATCGGAGGAGTATTCTTTGGAGTATGGAAAGGACACAATGGAGATGCATGTTGATGCTGTCAAAGCAGGAGAACGTGCTTTGATAATAGATGATCTTGTTGCCACTGGTGGAACCTTGTCTGCTGCAATCAGGCTACTCg AACGCGTAGGGGTGCATGTTGTGGAGTGTGCTTGTGTTATTGAATTACCCGAGCTAAAG GGACGGGAATGGTTAGGAGAGAAACCACTGTTTGTTCTTGTAAGCTCCACTTGA
- the LOC107958182 gene encoding adenine phosphoribosyltransferase 1, chloroplastic isoform X3: MLQRALIFSSSNPICSQLPTTAPPDNTVFPKRNGGWIIPFSSYQLPAFRLRNYRRTLLPPLCSASDSAANRPNMASQDEQDPRISNISSAIRVIPDFPKPGIIFQDITTLLLDTKAFRDTIDLFVERYRGKDISVVAGIEARGFIFGPPIALAIGAKFVPMRKPNKLPAIAKFSNTFKNCSKEYDLSVNC, from the exons ATGTTGCAAAGGGCTTTGATATTCTCTTCTTCAAATCCAATCTGTTCTCAATTGCCAACGACAGCTCCGCCTGACAACACCGTGTTCCCCAAACGAAACGGCGGCTGGATCATCCCTTTCTCATCCTACCAGCTACCGGCATTTCGTTTGCGAAATTACAGGCGTACCCTTCTTCCTCCACTCTGCTCAG CGAGTGACTCAGCTGCAAATCGACCAAATATGGCGTCTCAAGATGAACAAGACCCTCGGATTTCCAACATTTCTTCTGCGATTCGTGTCATCCCTGACTTCCCAAAACCTG GGATAATCTTTCAAGACATAACAACTTTGCTTCTTGATACCAAAGCATTTCGTGATACTATTGATTTGTTTGTTGAGAGGTACAGAGGGAAAGATATATCTGTCGTTGCAG GTATAGAAGCAAGGGGATTCATTTTTGGCCCACCTATAGCATTGGCTATTGGGGCAAAGTTTGTTCCTATGAGGAAACCCAATAAATTGCCGG CTATTGCCAAATTCTCCAACACATTCAAGAACTGTTCAAAGGAATATGATCTTTCTGTTAACTGTTAA